A window from Salvelinus fontinalis isolate EN_2023a chromosome 8, ASM2944872v1, whole genome shotgun sequence encodes these proteins:
- the LOC129860372 gene encoding transmembrane protein 180-like: MGRRGCDCRFAVSTGVPTAVLYGSLSLFVSILHNVFLLYYVETFVSVYKIDKLSFWVGETVFLIWNSLNDPLFGWLSDRSFLSSPQSGPQISSPEVVLKRLAALSRNGPLFALSFLAFWVSWARPGLQFLVCLCLYDGFLTVVDLNHNALLADLAVSAYDRTRLNFHCSLFSALGSLSVFLSYCVWDKGDFYSFRLFCVALAVVSALGFTAVSRLLTSRFQKEARLRQDEALQLKELSIGQSPLTQQEKPVTLGEYLRQLSKHRNFMWFASMNLVQVFHCHFNNNFFPLFLEHLLSDSISASTGSILLGISYIAPHLNNLYFLTLCQRYGVYAVIRWLFLVKLALSVAMLLAGADQVYLLCIFIASNRVFTEGTCKLLNLVITDLVDEDFVVNQRQQAASALLFGMVALVTKPGQTFAPLIGTWLLCVYTGYDIFERNSIQDSAAAMASPVSGQAGFTVPLRQGCFYLLVFVPISCALLQLLAWSRFTLHGRRLQGVKAQRQGTQHSHLMDVKAI, from the exons ATGGGCAGGAGGGGCTGTGACTGCAGGTTTGCTGTCTCCACTGGTGTCCCCACTGCGGTCCTTTACGGCTCCCTGTCCCTGTTTGTCTCCATCCTGCACAACGTCTTCCTGCTCTACTACGTGGAGACCTTTGTCTCCGTTTATAAGATCGACAAGCTCTCCTTTTGGGTCGGAGAG acagtgttccTGATATGGAACAGCTTAAACGATCCTCTCTTCGGCTGGCTGAGTGACCGCTCCTTCCTCAGCTCCCCACA ATCTGGCCCCCAGATCTCCAGCCCAGAGGTGGTACTGAAGCGGCTGGCTGCCCTCTCTAGGAATGGCCCCCTGTTCGCCCTCTCCTTCCTGGCTTTCTGGGTGTCATGGGCGCGGCCGGGCCTCCAGTTCCTGGTGTGCTTGTGCCTGTACGACGGCTTCCTCACCGTGGTGGACCTCAACCACAACGCCCTGCTGGCCGACCTGGCGGTGTCGGCCTACGACCGCACGCGCCTTAACTTCCActgctctctgttcagtgccCTGGGCTCGCTCTCAGTCTTCCTGTCCTACTGCGTCTGGGACAAGGGCGACTTCTACTCGTTCCGGCTGTTCTGCGTAGCGCTGGCGGTCGTCTCGGCACTGGGCTTCACCGCCGTGTCGCGCCTGTTGACGAGCCGCTTTCAGAAAGAGGCGCGCCTGAGACAGGACGAGGCGCTGCAACTCAAAGA GTTGAGTATTGGCCAGAGCCCTCTAACCCAGCAGGAGAAGCCAGTGACTCTAGGAGAGTATCTAAGGCAGCTCTCCAAACACAGAAACTTCATGTGGTTCGCCTCTATGAACCTTGTCCAGGTGTTTCACTGTCACTTCAACAACAACTTCTTCCCTCTGTTCCTGGAGCACCTCCTCTCTGACAGCATCTCTGCCTCCACCGGCTCCATTCTGCTGG GGATCTCCTACATAGCACCCCACCTGAACAACCTGTATTTCCTGACCCTGTGTCAGCGCTACGGGGTCTACGCGGTCATCCGCTGGCTGTTCCTGGTCAAGCTGGCTCTCAGTGTGGCCATGCTGTTGGCCGGGGCCGACCAGGTCTATCTGCTGTGCATCTTCATCGCCag TAACCGGGTGTTTACGGAGGGCACCTGCAAGCTGTTGAACCTGGTCATCACAGACCTGGTGGATGAGGACTTTGTGGTGAACCAGCGCCAGCAGGCGGCGTCAGCGCTGCTCTTCGGTATGGTGGCCCTGGTAACCAAGCCTGGCCAGACCTTTGCTCCTCTCATCGGCACCTGGTTGCTGTGCGTCTACACAG GCTATGATATCTTTGAGAGAAACTCCATACAGGACTCTGCGGCAGCGATGGCCTCCCCTGTCTCAGGCCAAGCAGGCTTCACTGTTCCACTTCGCCAGGGCTGTTTCTACCTGCTGGTGTTTGTGCCCATCTCCTGCGCCCTGCTGCAGCTACTGGCCTGGTCCCGCTTCACCCTCCACGGCCGCCGACTGCAGGGCGTCAAGGCCCAGAGGCAGGGAACCCAGCACAGCCACCTCATGGATGTCAAGGCCATCTGA